A genomic window from Pungitius pungitius chromosome 12, fPunPun2.1, whole genome shotgun sequence includes:
- the LOC134132995 gene encoding gastrula zinc finger protein XlCGF17.1-like, whose amino-acid sequence METGASPPDNDKKTGTEDSGDWNETREPLSGEEFVSDSRCRTSEKPLICSECKKTFGCIQKLRKHMMTHTSEKPFSCSQCGKCFTQRVSINVHMRCHTGEKPFSCSDCGKCFTTNGDLKRHMRCHTGEKPFSCSDCGKGFTTNGDLKRHMRCHTGEKPFSCSECGKCFPVSRRLKTHMIIHTGEKPFSCSQCGKCFTQKRNLKIHERCHTGEKPFSCSQCGKCFTQRGSLNVHMRGHTGEKPFSCSQCGKCFTQKRNLKIHERCHTGEKPFSCSHCGKCFTKSDSLKRHMRLHTGEKPFSCSQCGKCFTQSNHLKIHMRLHTGEKPFSCSDCGKCFARRRDVKRHMRCHTLCKSKSPHENSDENPL is encoded by the exons atggagacaggag CCAGTCCTCCAGATAATGATAAGAAAACTGGgactgaggacagtggtgattggaatgagaccagagaacctctgtctggtgaagagtttgtcagtgattctagatgtagaacaagtgagaaacctttgatctgttctgaatgtaagaaaacatttggttgcattcagaagctgaggaaacacatgatgacccacacatcagagaaacctttcagctgctcacagtgtggtaaatgtttcacccaaagggtaagtataaatgtacacatgagatgtcacacaggggagaaacctttcagctgctcagattgtggtaaatgtttcactacaaatggagatctaaagagacacatgagatgtcacacaggagagaaacctttcagctgctcagattgtggtaaaggtttcactacaaatggagatctaaagagacacatgagatgtcacacaggggaaaaacctttcagttgctcagagtgtggtaaatgtttccccGTAAGTCGacgtcttaagacacacatgataattcacacaggggagaaacctttcagctgctcacagtgtggtaaatgtttcacccaaaagagaaatctaaaaatacacgagagatgtcacacaggggagaaacctttcagctgctcacagtgtggtaaatgtttcacccaaaggggaagtctaaatgtacacatgcggggtcacacaggagagaaacctttcagctgctcacagtgtggtaaatgtttcacccaaaagagaaatctaaaaatacacgagagatgtcacacaggggagaaacctttcagctgctctcactgtggtaaatgtttcactaaaagTGATAGtctaaagagacacatgagattgcacacaggggagaaacctttcagctgctcacagtgtggtaaatgtttcacccaaagtaATCATCTAAAGAtacacatgagattgcacacaggggagaaacctttcagctgctcagattgtggtaaatgtttcgctaGAAGAAGAGatgtgaagagacacatgagatgtcatacGCTGTGTAAATCTAAAAGTCCACATGAAAACTCAGATGAGAATCCCCTTTAA